The window AGTTCTTAGTGGAAATATATCAGAAAAAAGTGGATTCAGCAGGTTTACATATTTTTAAACAAAGCTTATTATATAAATGGAATTTGTTAAAATATAAAATATTAAGGAGACAAAAATGAAAGCAAAAGTCAATAAGGAACTGTGCACGGGTGACGGGCTTTGTGTCGAAACCTGCCCCGATGTTTTTGAAATGGAAGGTGACACAGCCAGGGTAAAAGTAGAAACAGTCCCTGAAAAGCTCAAAGATAAATGCAAAGAAGCGGCCGAGGGATGCCCGGCAGAAGCTATTTCAATTGAGGAATAAAATCCAGGCCAGGAGGAAATCTTATGGAAAGAAAAGCGGGTTTATGGATTGACCATAAAAAAGCTGTTATCGTTTTCGTTTCAGGAGAAGGCGACCTGATATTCGGGCCCGGTGAAGCAAAGAATGAATTAAAAAAGGGAATGGAAAAAGAAAACCTCTCCAAAATAATAGTTGGATTGCAGACAGCCGATAAAATGACTGAGCGGCAGATCGCGGCTAAAACAAAAAAATATTTTCAAAAATAGATTTTAAAACTTTAGAGTATGGTAAAATTTTTTAATATTATTTACTTTTGTTTAATATCTCCTGGAGCGCCTCTTTCGCATCAGGATACAGGAATTTATATCCTGATTCAATCAGCCGCTTAGGATATGCCCTCTGTCCTGATAAAAGCATCTCCCTGGCCATTTCACCCATAAGTATACGCAAAACAAAACCGGGTATTGATAAAGCCGACGGGCGGTTCATTACCTCTCCTAAAATATGGCAAAAATCCTTCATTATCAAAGGATTAGGAGCTGTTAGATTATAAATACCTTTAAGGTCTTTTCTATTTAACAAAAAATGAATGGCTTCGACTTCGTCATCAATATGTATCCACGGGAACCATTGTTTGCCGCTCCCCATGTGCCCGCCCAAAAATAAATGGAATGACGTCTTAAGTCTAGGGAATGCCCCGCCATTTTCTCCGAGAACAATCCCTGTTCTTATAATCACCCGGCGGACATTAAGATATTCAACTCCCTTTGTTGAATCCTCCCAATCTACTGCCACACCGGATAAAAAACCTGTCCCGGCAGGAAATGATTCATCTATAATCTCATCCCCGTGTGTTCCATAATATCCAGCCGCTGAAGCCTGGATTAGAACCTTTGGTTTTCTTTCAACTTTTTTAACTGCCTCCAGGATGGCCTTCCCGGCGTTAACCCTGCTTTCTCTTATTAAACGCTTCTTCTCGTGGGTCCAAATACCGGAGCCTACATTTTCTCCTGTAAGATTAATAATACCATCTGCGCCTTCCATACAATTTGCAAGGACATCAGATGAACTGCTGTCCCAGACAATAATTTCCGCAATATCTCCTAATGTTTCCCTCCCTTTGTCGGCATTCCGCGTAAGTGCTGTAACTTTATCCCCGTTTTTATGCAATCTCTTGCACAAAGCACTGCCGATAAAACCAGTCGCCCCTGTAACTATAATTTTCATTTTGCAACCTTGATTAACGTTATGTGTACAACTTTTTTGATTATTTATTTTGTAGCGCTTTTAATACTCTTCGCGAGTATTATGGCTTCAGCAATTTCCCGCATGGATTTTCGGGTATCCATGCTTTGTTTTTGAATTAATTTATATGCTTCTGATGAGGAAATATTTAAATCCTGTGAGAGGACATCTTTTGCCCTTTCAATATTTTTACGTGCGGTCAGCGCCTCTTCCGCTGTACGGACCCTCATATCTAATTCCGCATTTTCAATCGCGACAGCGGCCTGGCTCGCGAGGGCGTTTAAAATGTCCATTTCATGTTTTGTGAATTTATGTTTTCGTGAGGTGTAACAGTTTAACACGCCTATAACGCGCCCTTTCACTGCCAGTGGAACACTCGCCAGGGAACAAAGCCCCTCTTTTCTCGCAATATCCTGATTTAAATAACGGCTGTCTCCCTTGACATCCAGGACACACAGGGGTTTGTTGTCCCGCGCGACAAGGCCCGCAATACCCTCTCCCAGTTTTATATTGTCTTTTTTATTGTATTCTTCCGAGATAGACTGTGTTGCTTTTACAACCAGCTCATTTTTTTGAGGGTCTAAAAGCATCAAAGAAGAAATTTTGGAGTTCATTATTTCTGCGGTAACATGAACAACCAGGCGCAAAAGCTCCTCCATATACAAACCGGATGTTATAAGGCTTGCAATCTTTGAAAGCGCTTCAATTTGTTTAATATAAATCTGGTAATTTTCCTTTTTTTTCTGCATGTTATAATATTTGCAAATATTTTTTTATCTCATATTCCGTGACCTGCATCTTATACTCATCCCATTCCATCTTTTTGTTTCGTATAAAATATTCAAACATCTTGTCACCCAGGCAATCTTTAACAAGTTTGCTCTTTTCCGTAATTCTTATTGCCTCCAGTAAATCCTCCGGCAGGGATTTTATCCCGGATTTTTCCCTTTGTTCCGAAGTCATGTGATAAATATTATCAGTCGAAGGCCCCGCCAGTTTATATTTTTTTTCAATACCTTCCAGTCCGGAGGCAAGCATCACGGAAAAGGCGAGATAAGGATTACACGACGGATCAGGAGACCTGTATTCAATACGGGTGGATTTTTCTTTACCAGGCTTATACATAGGAATACGAATAAGGGCTGAACGGTTCATCTGCGCCCAGCATATATATACAGGTGCCTCATAACCCGGTACCAGCCTTTTATATGAATTAACCCACTGGCTTGTTATGGATGTAATTTCAGGGGCATGTTTTAGTAATCCCGCGGTATATGACTGCCCGGTATCTGAAAGATGATATTCTCCTTTCGCGTCAAAAAAGGCATTTTTAGACCCCTGGAATAAGGATTGATGAACATGCATACCTGAACCATTAATGCCAAATATTGGTTTTGGCATAAATGTGGCATAAACATTGTGCCTGCGCGCCACCTCTTTAACAACCAAACGGTATACCATCACATTATCTGCCATTGTGAGCGCATCGTTATACCTCAAGTCGATTTCATGCTGGCTGGGCGCTACTTCGTGATGGCTGTATTCAACCTCGATACCCAAAGACTGGAGCATCAGAATAGTATCTCTCCTCAAGTCCTGGGCCACATCCAGGGGCGCCAAATCAAAGTAACCGCCCTGGTCAAGGGGATTTGGATTTTCAGAATTCTTGAAATAAAAATATTCCAATTCTGGCCCGACATAATATGTAAATCCTTTTTCCCTGGCTCTTTCTATATTTCTTTTCAATACATATCTTGGGTCTCCTTCAAACGGCCGGCCGCTTGGCTCATAAATATCACAAAACATGACCGCGACATTATAATCTTCTTCACATCTCCATGGTAAAATCTTAAATGTGTCGAGATCCGGTTTTGCTACCATATCAGACTCTTCTATCCTTGCAAAACCTTCAATAGAGGAACCGTCAAATCCCATTCCGTCTTCAAGGGCACGGTCTAATTCG of the bacterium genome contains:
- the glnA gene encoding type I glutamate--ammonia ligase — its product is MAKKTKDDILRLIKENKVKFIKLWFTDVLGFLKGFAITIDELDRALEDGMGFDGSSIEGFARIEESDMVAKPDLDTFKILPWRCEEDYNVAVMFCDIYEPSGRPFEGDPRYVLKRNIERAREKGFTYYVGPELEYFYFKNSENPNPLDQGGYFDLAPLDVAQDLRRDTILMLQSLGIEVEYSHHEVAPSQHEIDLRYNDALTMADNVMVYRLVVKEVARRHNVYATFMPKPIFGINGSGMHVHQSLFQGSKNAFFDAKGEYHLSDTGQSYTAGLLKHAPEITSITSQWVNSYKRLVPGYEAPVYICWAQMNRSALIRIPMYKPGKEKSTRIEYRSPDPSCNPYLAFSVMLASGLEGIEKKYKLAGPSTDNIYHMTSEQREKSGIKSLPEDLLEAIRITEKSKLVKDCLGDKMFEYFIRNKKMEWDEYKMQVTEYEIKKYLQIL
- a CDS encoding GAF and ANTAR domain-containing protein, whose product is MQKKKENYQIYIKQIEALSKIASLITSGLYMEELLRLVVHVTAEIMNSKISSLMLLDPQKNELVVKATQSISEEYNKKDNIKLGEGIAGLVARDNKPLCVLDVKGDSRYLNQDIARKEGLCSLASVPLAVKGRVIGVLNCYTSRKHKFTKHEMDILNALASQAAVAIENAELDMRVRTAEEALTARKNIERAKDVLSQDLNISSSEAYKLIQKQSMDTRKSMREIAEAIILAKSIKSATK
- a CDS encoding TIGR01777 family oxidoreductase, giving the protein MKIIVTGATGFIGSALCKRLHKNGDKVTALTRNADKGRETLGDIAEIIVWDSSSSDVLANCMEGADGIINLTGENVGSGIWTHEKKRLIRESRVNAGKAILEAVKKVERKPKVLIQASAAGYYGTHGDEIIDESFPAGTGFLSGVAVDWEDSTKGVEYLNVRRVIIRTGIVLGENGGAFPRLKTSFHLFLGGHMGSGKQWFPWIHIDDEVEAIHFLLNRKDLKGIYNLTAPNPLIMKDFCHILGEVMNRPSALSIPGFVLRILMGEMAREMLLSGQRAYPKRLIESGYKFLYPDAKEALQEILNKSK
- a CDS encoding ferredoxin gives rise to the protein MKAKVNKELCTGDGLCVETCPDVFEMEGDTARVKVETVPEKLKDKCKEAAEGCPAEAISIEE